One window from the genome of Mauremys mutica isolate MM-2020 ecotype Southern chromosome 4, ASM2049712v1, whole genome shotgun sequence encodes:
- the LOC123370539 gene encoding interferon-induced very large GTPase 1-like: protein MAFETIRQGRERLIALLLTTPDPVLDEVASLGIVTEEEYEALEKLAEPRERIRRLLIKIQRKGERGCEQFLECLQSLFPDFPPDLQPPGRRCVTQTNDAESLEGGAFSEKNEAENPEAAVTLGTNELENPGGATSLEKNDLENPENTPPHEENDLGNPDGSPSSGEIDPQNSEDATSSEKNDPEKLEEPEKPETMLSSGKGVVTPNSATTPIKDEPENPGTALPSKNDPESPGGARSSEKDAAAVSSKRADFEGSGNIPSHGEEGKTAAGKGNIEDLDVSMPESRAESPGIASSVERNGAETPGAGASVEKSRAETPEDSVSVDRSGTEVPETSPNKVHAGRRGAVKTVLSKLRLRKFRNGKLRLRDLLEISPESLKDWTPYVLGDLPWHFLRKLMALNGTARSTSLGQGTSDEDTSEDEEGRVSGDVFSLREDKSRASLHPLDVLCAVLLCSDSFLQQEILSKMSMCQFALPLLLPALDTPKCTLMLWAMRDIVRKWRPHSLADSRGFRAESLVLTSMPTISFVRLGSCSFSKSKLLNEVLSPSQQHHDFFIHRDMDSGNVPREIADGLVEISWYFPAGRENLDLFPEPIAVTNLRGDIESHWPQFSFLTEVSSAVFIVTESISEKEYALLSSLQGSATKYYFILNSQAGKAKKTLGFLNILAPLLDMKKSQLLVKEQSNNSAELVKKLRSTLQGIMSSSPKSTSIQHMAVTARELGIQVDEDDGECWTALEHVQEITSEIQDMAKYKREMLRLQGDLWKNLAKVEKELCRMKGQRDVSPEDYRSQLRERWLELRRQQNQCDLTSGMVKFISGIGQLCPAEKHHFLKWMKFHLDHIARGNLSSLRAEYKEKCRTLGDDTQQLAELDELISASSLGVEHFLRELGQFYEAECSMVKERNLGNIQRQFVCLPGIAADLMLEGFPMELIDGDAANIPLQWVTDVLTELHAKLGGRSRMVVITVLGVQSTGKSTLLNTMFGLQFAVSSGRCTRGAFMSLIKVAENFQQELGCDFILVIDTEGLKAPELAKLEDSYEHDNELATLVIGLSDITIVNMAMENATEMKDVLQIVVHAFLRMEEIGHKPNCQFVHQNVSDVSAHEQNMRDRKHLLEQLDEMTKAAARLEKQSRVMKFSDIMDYDPEKHSWYIPGLWHGVPPMAPVNMGYSESVCELKKYLLEFMRHRSPRRASKNVPQFIKWVRSLWNAVKHENFIFSFRNSLVAEAYTQLSVMYAEWEWDFRKEIHLWMSKTETTIQNQSPDDLGPGTFEKLRLEIHQILHSGEQKMLQSLQSYFESGAGNLHLVEKYREDFHRSVTFLRHELESHLLCKSEEAIRIQKDRSKIDQLQTRYMKTIEGKVDGLLRDCRERDKALKPYELKREFAKMWKETLSELPLESLPLRQIHKDIHYQLCKDLENRGSLVKQMLHKAQSLLTYQSKPFCMKKEYLDLAWHKAAVEFITQQCTRELEEFTKSLMEECRKYVGQKVHSQGDYDQTYCRELLWMINQRLQENVTGKIRISASFEVDLKLHILGEAASTFQKMHEDFLKKNDPQCRLEELRPQYFSTFRDLYYEKDACQKRAFDFSHQCLIPALWEYMKKRLGIEIVDDFLSSGESIEYGSRSFFQFTVQKKLLEEMDFNNYMKYVSNYEGFVKAWIQTCLISHYRETGGLGELERMVLATIMKKIRDALESSECQDTLTISEFLEQFCQVMCKELVISKDNLEVILFKNTASVRQFSADIQTFLPQVEESILLGWEELGGEMVFTQLQFKPQDEIFKHVFGCGKQCPFCKVPCEAGGSDHKQHFASVHRPKGLGGYSYETTDRLVYSLCSSDVASSKSFKNLNTAFKWHPYKDYRQFYPTWCIQPDPSISASDYWKFIFTKFNHQFAREYNVQPANLPPEWKKITKEQALQSIREAFNLE, encoded by the exons ATGGCCTTTGAGACGATCCGCCAGGGCCGGGAGCGACTCATCGCCCTCCTTCTCACAACCCCCGACCCCGTCTTGGACGAAGTGGCCTCGCTGGGGATAGTCACCGAGGAGGAGTACGAGGCCTTGGAGAAGCTTGCGGAGCCCAGGGAGAGGATCCGAAGGCTGCTGATAAAGATCCAGAGGAAGGGGGAGCGCGGCTGTGAGCAGTTCCTGGAGTGTCTGCAGAGCCTGTTCCCAGACTTCCCGCCGGATTTACAGCCCCCAGGACGCC GGTGCGTAACTCAGACAAATGATGCAGAGAGTCTGGAAGGTGGCGCATTCTCCGAGAAGAACGAAGCAGAAAACCCAGAAGCTGCTGTAACCTTGGGCACAAATGAGCTAGAGAACCCAGGAGGTGCCACATCCCTAGAGAAGAATGATCTAGAAAATCCAGAAAACACTCCACCTCATGAGGAGAATGATCTAGGAAATCCAGATGGTAGCCCATCGTCAGGGGAGATTGATCCACAGAACTCAGAAGATGCCACGTCTTCAGAGAAGAATGATCCAGAGAAGCTGGAAGAACCTGAGAAGCCAGAAACCATGTTGTCCTCAGGGAAGGGAGTGGTGACACCAAATTCTGCAACAACCCCAATAAAGGATGAACCTGAAAATCCAGGAACTGCTTTACCCTCAAAGAATGATCCAGAGAGTCCAGGAGGTGCCAGATCCTCAGAGAAGGATGCAGCTGCTGTGTCCTCCAAGAGAGCAGATTTCGAAG GGTCTGGAAATATCCCCAGCCATGGAGAAGAAGGAAAAACCGCTGCAGGAAAAGGGAATATTGAAG ACTTGGATGTCTCCATGCCAGAGAGCAGAGCCGAGTCACCAGGAATTGCCTCATCAGTGGAGAGGAATGGAGCTGAGACACCAGGAGCTGGTGCGTCGGTGGAGAAGAGCAGAGCCGAGACACCAGAAGATTCTGTGTCTGTGGACAGGAGTGGAACTGAGGTTCCAGAGACCTCTCCCAACAAAGTTCATGCAG ggagaagaggagccgTGAAGACCGTCTTGTCCAAGCTGAGACTCAGGAAGTTcagaaatgggaaactgaggctgagggATCTCCTGGAAATCAGCCCGGAAAGCCTGAAGGACTGGACTCCTTACGTCTTGGGAGATTTGCCTTGGCACTTCCTGAGAAAGCTCATGGCTCTGAACGGGACAGCCAGAAGCACAAGCCTTGGACAGGGGACATCTGATGAGGACACAAGTGAGGATGAGGAGGGTAGGGTGAGTGGGGATGTGTTTTCTCTAAGGGAAGACAAGTCTAGGGCCTCTCTACATCCCCTTGATGTTCTCTGTGCCGTGCTGCTTTGCTCAGACAGTTTCCTGCAGCAGGAGATCCTGTCCAAAATGTCCATGTGCCAGTTTGCCCTCCCTCTGCTGCTACCCGCCCTCGACACCCCCAAGTGCACCCTAATGCTGTGGGCCATGAGGGACATTGTGAGGAAGTGGAGGCCGCACTCCCTGGCAGACAGCAGAGGGTTCAGAGCGGAGAGCCTGGTGCTCACGTCAATGCCAACCATTTCCTTTGTgcggctggggagctgcagcttctccaagtCCAAACTCCTCAATGAGGttctcagcccctcccagcagcacCACGATTTCTTTATTCACCGCGACATGGATTCTGGGAATGTCCCTCGGGAAATCGCAGATGGGCTGGTCGAGATTTCCTGGTATTTTCCTGCTGGGAGGGAGAATTTGGATCTTTTCCCAGAGCCCATCGCAGTTACAAACCTGCGGGGAGACATTGAGTCGCACTGGCCGCAGTTCAGCTTTTTAACAGAGGTCTCCTCAGCAGTGTTCATAGTTACTGAGAGCATCAGTGAGAAAGAATATGCACTGTTATCATCTCTGCAGGGATCAGCCACTAAATACTACTTCATCCTTAACAGTCAGGCTGGGAAAGCCAAGAAAACGCTGGGATTCCTCAATATATTAGCCCCACTGCTGGATATGAAAAAATCACAACTTCTGGTGAAAGAGCAGAGCAACAACAGTGCAGAGCTGGTGAAAAAGCTGCGATCCACCCTACAGGGCATCATGAGCTCCTCTCCCAAGAGCACAAGCATCCAACACATGGCTGTGACGGCGCGGGAGCTAGGGATCCAGGTGGATGAAGATGATGGAGAATGTTGGACCGCCTTGGAGCACGTTCAAGAAATCACCTCTGAAATACAGGACATGGCAAAGTACAAGAGGGAAATGCTGAGGCTCCAAGGGGATCTGTGGAAGAACTTGGCTAAAGTGGAGAAAGAGCTGTGCCGGATGAAAGGCCAACGGGACGTCTCTCCGGAAGACTATAGATCCCAGCTGAGAGAAAGGTGGTTGGAGCTACGCAGGCAGCAGAACCAGTGTGACCTCACCAGTGGGATGGTTAAATTTATTAGTGGGATAGGACAACTGTGTCCAGCCGAGAAACATCACTTCCTGAAATGGATGAAGTTCCACCTGGATCACATCGCCAGGGGGAACCTCTCTAGCCTCCGGGCTGAGTATAAAGAGAAATGTCGCACTCTAGGGGATGACACACAACAGCTGGCAGAACTAGATGAACTAATCTCTGCCAGCTCCTTAGGGGTGGAGCATTTCCTGCGCGAGTTGGGGCAATTTTACGAGGCTGAATGCTCGATGGTGAAAGAAAGGAACTTGGGGAACATCCAAAGACAATTTGTTTGTCTCCCAGGCATAGCAGCTGACCTGATGCTGGAAGGGTTTCCCATGGAGCTGATTGATGGAGATGCAGCCAACATCCCATTGCAATGGGTGACAGATGTTCTGACAGAGCTCCATGCCAAGCTGGGGGGAAGGTCCAGAATGGTGGTTATAACAGTGCTGGGAGTGCAGAGCACTGGGAAATCCACCCTCCTCAACACCATGTTCGGCCTGCAGTTTGCAGTGAGCAGTGGCCGATGTACGCGAGGAGCCTTCATGTCCCTCATTAAAGTGGCAGAGAACTTTCAGCAGGAACTGGGCTGTGATTTCATCCTGGTGATAGACACAGAAGGACTGAAAGCCCCTGAACTGGCCAAGCTGGAGGACAGTTATGAACACGACAATGAGCTGGCCACACTGGTGATTGGACTGAGTGACATAACCATCGTTAACATGGCCATGGAGAACGCCACCGAAATGAAGGATGTTCTGCAAATTGTGGTCCATGCATTTCTGAGAATGGAGGAAATCGGGCACAAACCCAACTGCCAGTTTGTGCATCAGAATGTCAGTGATGTGTCTGCGCATGAACAAAACATGAGGGACAGGAAACACCTCCTGGAGCAGCTGGATGAAATGACCAAAGCTGCAGCGAGGTTGGAAAAACAAAGCAGGGTGATGAAATTTTCTGACATCATGGACTATGATCCGGAGAAGCACAGTTGGTACATCCCTGGGCTGTGGCATGGAGTCCCTCCCATGGCGCCAGTGAATATGGGATACAGCGAGAGCGTGTGTGAGCTGAAGAAATATCTGTTGGAATTTATGAGACACCGATCCCCTCGCAGAGCCTCCAAGAACGTTCCCCAGTTCATCAAATGGGTGAGGAGCCTCTGGAACGCCGTGAAACACGAGAACTTCATCTTCAGTTTCAGAAACAGCCTGGTTGCTGAAGCCTATACTCAGCTGTCTGTGATGTACGCGGAGTGGGAGTGGGATTTCCGCAAGGAGATACATCTCTGGATGTCCAAAACAGAAACCACCAtccagaaccaatccccagatgaTCTGGGTCCAGGCACCTTTGAGAAACTAAGGCTGGAAATTCACCAGATTCTGCACAGTGGGGAGCAGAAGATGCTGCAGAGTCTTCAGAGCTACTTTGAGAGTGGAGCTGGAAATCTACACCTGGTAGAGAAATACAGAGAAGACTTTCACCGAAGCGTGACATTTCTCCGACACGAACTGGAGAGCCATCTGCTCTGCAAGTCTGAAGAGGCCATTCGTATCCAGAAAGATCGGAGCAAGATAGACCAACTGCAGACCAGGTACATGAAAACCATTGAAGGGAAGGTGGATGGGCTCTTGCGGGACTGCAGGGAAAGGGACAAGGCGCTAAAGCCCTATGAACTGAAAAGGGAGTTTGCCAAGATGTGGAAGGAAACCTTATCAGAGCTGCCACTGGAGAGCTTACCCCTACGCCAAATTCATAAAGACATCCACTACCAGCTGTGCAAGGACCTGGAGAACAGAGGGAGTTTGGTCAAGCAGATGCTCCATAAAGCCCAGAGCTTGTTGACCTATCAAAGCAAACCGTTCTGCATGAAGAAGGAGTATCTGGACTTGGCTTGGCACAAAGCAGCTGTGGAGTTTATAACGCAGCAATGTACGCGTGAATTGGAAGAGTTCACAAAGTCCCTGATGGAGGAGTGTAGGAAGTATGTTGGGCAGAAGGTCCACTCCCAAGGGGATTACGACCAGACCTACTGCAGGGAATTGCTGTGGATGATCAACCAGAGGCTCCAGGAGAACGTCACTGGGAAGATTCGCATCAGTGCTTCCTTTGAAGTCGATTTAAAGCTTCACATCCTGGGGGAAGCGGCCAGCACCTTCCAGAAGATGCACGAAGACTTTCTCAAGAAGAACGACCCTCAGTGTCGCCTGGAGGAGCTGAGACCTCAGTATTTCTCCACCTTCAGAGACCTTTACTATGAGAAGGATGCCTGCCAGAAGAGAGCTTTTGATTTCAGCCACCAGTGTTTGATACCTGCTTTATGGGAATATATGAAGAAAAGACTCGGGATTGAGATCGTGGACGACTTTCTCAGCAGTGGAGAGTCCATCGAGTATGGCAGCCGGAGCTTCTTCCAGTTCACTGTGCAGAAGAAACTGCTGGAGGAGATGGACTTCAATAACTACATGAAATACGTCAGCAACTATGAAGGGTTTGTAAAGGCCTGGATCCAGACATGTCTGATCAGCCACTACAGAGAGACTGGGGGCTTGGGAGAACTGGAGAGAATGGTTCTAGCCACGATAATGAAGAAAATCCGGGACGCTCTGGAGAGCTCTGAGTGCCAAGACACCCTCACCATATCTGAGTTCTTGGAGCAATTTTGCCAAGTGATGTGCAAAGAGCTGGTCATCTCCAAGGACAATTTGGAGGTGATCCTCTTCAAAAACACAGCCAGTGTCAGGCAGTTCTCAGCCGACATCCAGACCTTCCTCCCCCAGGTGGAAGAAAGCATCCTCTTGGGATGggaagagctgggtggggagatgGTCTTCACACAGCTCCAGTTCAAGCCCCAGGATGAGATCTTCAAGCACGTGTtcggctgtgggaagcagtgtccGTTCTGTAAAGTCCCCTGTGAAGCAGGAGGCAGCGACCACAAGCAGCATTTTGCATCAGTGCATCGGCCTAAAGGGCTGGGGGGCTACAGTTATGAGACAACTGACAGGCTTGTGTATTCTTTGTGCTCCTCTGATGTAGCTTCTAGTAAATCATTTAAAAACCTGAACACGGCATTTAAATGGCATCCCTACAAAGATTATCGCCAATTCTACCCCACCTGGTGCATCCAACCGGACCCCAGCATCAGCGCCTCCGATTATTGGAAGTTCATATTCACAAAGTTCAATCACCAGTTTGCCAGAGA